The nucleotide sequence TGCGGTCGAAATCCGTGGAACTCACGATTCTCGGAGCCTCGATGCCGCTCACTGAAAGCAGCGCAGTGTTGCTGTGCCGGAACGTTGCATTCCCTGTCAAATCAAGCCCCTGTTCGTTTCCGTCCAGCATTCATGCGGTGACTGTACCCACAAATGCCGGTCCAGACGCTTAACTATGCCGGACTGGTCACGGTTCCTGCCCATTTCCGCCTTTGGCACCGCGTCATCCCGCAACGCCCTACTTCGAAAATGGCTCACATCGTGCGACCCCAGGCTCGCGGACTCTCAGATCCAGTCGTCTGGTACGCCCGGGACTGTGCCGTCCCGGTGGACTGCGATCATCTGGGCTGCACTCATCCCCCTCAAGTACCCCTCGGCTGCCTGCGCGGCGGTGACCCCGGCGTCGACGAGCCTCATCAGGTCGTGCTCGTTCGGCAAGGCTGACATCCTGCCCGCCCTTGAGGCCCCGGCCAAGACCTGCGCCCCGAACATGATCAGGCGGCGCTCGACGTCGAGACCGCGCTTCTCGCCAGCGGCTGCATCCGAGAGGGCGGTGGCAATCCTCATGGTGCGGGCATCGCGTGGGATCTGCGCGGCGAAGTCGCCACCGTGCCGTACAGCGAGCCGGTAAACGCCTGTCTTGACCTCGTTCGGGGCCGCCGGGCCGATCCCGAAACGCTCGATCCAGCCACTGACGTCCTCTGCCCGGACAGGGTGGTCTTCGCCCGACTTCAGGCCGGCCAGCAGCCCACACAGGGTACCTTCATCGTCCTCGGCGTCGAGGAACCGCGAGATACCGATCTGGAGGATGTCCCGCAGATCGATCCTGCGCTCCTGCACGGCGGCCCAGACCGTCTTGTTGCTCCGGAGCTTGCCGAGCAGGTCCTCGCCCAGCTTCTCCCCGAAGCCCTCCGGGTCCTCATAGAAGGACAGCGGGGAGTGCTGGAAGCGTTCCAGCACCTCCGAAGGCATCGCCGCACAACGGAGCGCGGCCTCCGCGGCGTCATGGTTGTCCTCGACGAGATCGTCAAGCCCGTGCCCTTCCAGGAACGCGACGGCCTCGTCCGCCGTGGTTATCCCAGCGTCGAGCAGGGCCACGGCAGTCTCCGGGGACGCCACGGAAAGGACCTCGCAGAAGTTGTATGGCGTGGCCGTGAACTCGAACTCGGCCTTGCGCCCCCCGCGGCCCGTTCCCTTCGCGAGGGCATCCAGCAGGCTGTTACCACTCGGGAGGTCGCGAGCGTACGTCTCCACGATGCGGCGATGCACATCGTAAGACGGGGCGTCCGGGAACCTCCTTCCCGGTGCGGAATCGCTGTCCATACGTCCGAGACTAGACCCTTACCGCACCATCAGAGATCCCCGGGACCGGAGCCCCGACGCCTTGAGAGCCAGGCCCGGCCACAGGGGGCACAAGGCTGTAGAAAGAGACGCCTTCGGGGCCGTAGATGTGCTTGTCGCCGAACAGCGACGCCTTCCAGCCGCCAAACGAGTAGTAGGCCACCGGGACCGGCAGGGGCACGTTGATGCCGATCATTCCGACGTCCACGGAACGCTGGAACTTGCGGGCTGCCGCTCCGGAGGACGTGAAGATCGCGGTGCCGTTGCCGTAGGGGTTCGCATTGACCAGCTTGATGCCCTCTTCCAGGTCCTGGACACGCACCACCACGAGAACGGGTCCAAAGATCTCCTCCTGGTAGGCACTCACAGGCGCAGTCGGCCCTATACGCACTCTTACGTGTAGCAAGCACGGAGGGTCCTCTCCGCGCCTGGCTAGGCCTTCTTGACCACCGAAGACTTCAGCTGCATCGCGCCGACGCCGTCGATCCTGCAGTCGATGTCATGGTCCCCCACGCCGTCGACAAGTCGGATGTTCCGCACTTTGGTGCCGGCCTTGATGACGAGGGAGTTCCCCTTGACTTTGAGGTTCTTGATGACGGTGACGGTGTCGCCGTCGTTCAGCACGTTGCCCACCGCATCTTTGACCTCGTGCGAGCCCCCGGCAACATATTCCTCCACGCCGTCCGCCAGCGGCTCCCATTCATGGGCGCAGATGGGGCAAACCAGGAGAGCACCCGTCTCGTACGTGTACTCGCTGCCGCATTCGGGGCAAGGGGGAAGGCTATCGCTCACATAGTCAGGATACCGTCCCTCGCACGGGCGTCGGCGGCTGCACGCCTTCGGGTACGGAGCCCGCTCCGGCTGGTCGGCTGCCGTTCACCCCTCAGGCGACTGCCCCGGTCAAACGGGCTTAGGAGTGCGCCAGATTTGGGTTCCGAAAGCCCGTCCGCGGCTCCGGAGGTTTCGGTGACGGAGCTGCTGGCCGCAACCGGCCTGGAATCCTCACACTTGTCCCAGCACCTGTCCGTTCTGCGCCGGTATCAGCTGGTCAGGGGCGAGCGCCGGGCGCTGCAGATGTTCTACTCGCTGGCCCACCCGCAGGTCGCCGAACTCCTGTCGGTGGCAAGGCTGCTGTTGAACGACATGCTCCGCGCCACACAAGAACAGCTTGAGTCATCCGAGGCAGAGACCCCCGCGTCGGATGCAGGGGCCAGTGCGCGGTGAGGGCTCTGGAGGCGGGCCGGGCCCTGCTGCCCGGGAAGCAGGACTACTCCCAGCTGTCGCGAAGCTGGAAGGGTGACCTGGTCGCCGGCGTCACCGTAGGCATCGTGGCGCTGCCGCTGGCGTTGGCGTTCGGGGTCAGCTCCGGTGCAGGTGCGTCCAGCGGGTTGATTACGGCAATTGTCGCCGGGGTGATCGCCGCGGTATTCGGTGGTTCCAATATCCAGGTCTCCGGACCCACCGGGGCCATGGTCGTGGTGCTGGGACCGGTCATCGCTGCCCACGGACCCGGAGCGCTGGCCACGGTCTCGGTTCTGGCCGGACTGATCGTGCTCTTGGCGGGGTTGCTCAAACTCGGGCGAGTCGTGACGTTCCTGCCTTGGCCCGTGATCGAAGGCTTCACGGTGGGAATCGCGGTGATCATCTTCTTCCAACAAATCCCCTCCGCCATCGGGTCTGAGTCCGAAGCCGGCGGCAACGCCGCCATCTCTGCAGCGAACGCCCTCGGCGGGGCATCGCTGGATTCCGCCGTAGCCCCCGCGGCCATAGTGGCGCTGGTAGTGCTGATCATGGTGACCGGACCGCGAATCCATCCCCGGATTCCTGCCTCTCTCATCGCCATCGTTGTCGCCAGCCTCTCCGTTTCATGGCTGGACCTGCCCGTAGCCACGATCGGCGAGCTGCCCCGGTCCTTGCCTTCGCCTCTCCTGCCCTCCCTGGACTGGGTGACCCTGACGGCGCTGGCAGGACCCGCCGTCACGATCGCGGCCCTGGCGGCGATCGAGTCCCTGCTCTCGGCACGGGTTGCTGCATCAATATCCGATACCGGCCCTTACGATGCCGACCGTGAACTCCTTGGCCAAGGCCTGGCCTCTGTCGCATCCGGGATCTTCGGCGGCATGCCGGCCACCGGAGCCATCGCCCGCACTGCGGTGAACATCCGATCCGGTGGCAAGACACGCTTCGCCGCTGTCACCCACGCTCTTGTGCTGCTGGCGGTGGTGTATCTGGCCACCGGCCCGGTTTCACGCATCCCGCTTGCTGCGTTGGCGGGTGTGCTGATGGTTACTGCGACACGCATGGTCTCACCCGCCGCCTTGCGCGCGGTGATCGGTTCAACCCGGGCCGACAGTGCAGTGTTCTTCGTCACCGCGCTCATCACCGTGTCCTTCGACCTGATCGAAGCCGTCGAGATCGGTATCGCCGTCGCTGCATTCTTCGCCCTGCGGGCCATGGTCCGATCCAGCGGCGTCCACCGGGAGGAGATCCCCGGCCCGATCCACGAAGGAGACGAGCACATCGCACTCTTCCGTCTCGACGGGGCCCTCTTCTTCGGCACCGCCGAGCGTGTCCTGGAGCGCGTCAGTGCAATCCAGAACGTCGACGTCGTCATCATCCGCATGTCACAACTGCAGACCCTGGACGCGACCGGCGCCAGGGTCATCACAGACATCGTCAATGCCCTCGAACGCCGCGGGATCACCGTGCTCATAAAGGGCGTCCAGGACCGCCACCTTCGCCTTGTCACCCGGGTAGGGGTCCTGGAGTCCCTGCGCCACCACAAACACCTCTTCACTGAACTGGCCCCCGCAGCCGAACACGCCCGCAGCCACGTGGCCCGTGCCGCAAGCGCACGTGCCGCCCGAACACATGGCCCGGGCATGGATCCAATCCGTCGGCTGCTGCCGGACTCACCGACGAATGATGCCGACGGAAAAACACCTAATAAACATCCGGAACGCCTCCAAGGACTGAACGGACTTTCCCTCGGCCACGATCAAGCCGTGACAGACTGGTGCCATGCTGCTCGACGTGCTCGTGAGGACTTTGGAAGCCGTCGCGGCCACCCGCTCCCGGCTCGCCAAGGTCAACGAACTTGCAGACCTGCTGCTCCGGCTCGACCCCACAGAAATTCCGACGGCGGTCGGCCTCCTCACCGCTAAGCCTCGCCAGGGCCGGGTCGGGATCGGCTGGAGCGGCATGAGGGCGGCCATGGGCGAGTCCGCTCCTGGGCCGCATCTCACTATTGCCCACCTCGACGCTGCCTTGGACCGGCTGCAGGCAGCCGCAGGCGCTGGCTCGACCGTGGAACGCGCCGCCACCCTTCGGACTCTGATGACGGAAGCCACCGAACGAGAGCAGGCCTTCATCGCCGGCGTGCTGCTCGGAGAACTTCGTTCCGGTGCCCTCGAAGGCGTACTGACAGATGCGGTCGCCCGCGCCGCCGGCCGCCCGGTCGACGCCGTCCGCCGCGCAGCGATGCTCTCCGGCGATCTCGGCGGGACAGCCCTACTGGCGATCACGGGCACCCCGGCCCAGCTTGATGCTGTCGGCCTCGTCGTCGGCCGTCCCGTGCAGCCCATGCTCGCCGCAACCGCGGCCAGTGCCAGCGAGGCGCTGGAGGCGACGGGGGAAGCATCGGTGGAATACAAGCTCGACGGCGCACGCATCCAGGTGCACCGTGCCGGCGACGACGTGCGCATCTACACCCGCACTCTGGCCGAAGTGACCCATCGGCTGCCTGAGGTGGTGGAGGTGGTGCGCGGACTGCCCGTGCGCGATGTGATCCTCGACGGCGAGACTCTAGCCCTCGACGAGAACGGCGGCCCCCGGCCGTTCCAGGAAACCATGTCCCGGTTCGGGGCGAACGCGGCGCGCACCACACTGCTGCATCCGTGGTTTTTCGACGTGCTGCACATCGACGGGCGCGACCTGCTCGATGAGCCGCTGTCCACACGCATCGACGTGCTCGAGCGCATCGCCCCCGGTCACCGTATCCCGGGGAAAATCACTGCGGATACGGCTGTTGCCGAGAGCGTGTCGCGCGATGCGCTGGCCGCCGGCCATGAGGGTGTGGTCGTGAAGGCGGTGGGCTCGGCCTACGCAGCCGGGCGGCGGGGTTCGAACTGGATCAAGGTGAAGCCAGTGCTCACCTACGACCTGGTGGTGCTCGCCTGCGAATGGGGGTCAGGACGGCGCACCGGGCTGCTGTCGAACCTGCACCTCGGAGCCCTGGACCCTGTTGGCGAGTTCGGTGAACCCGGCGGCTATGTGATGGTGGGCAAGACTTTCAAGGGCCTCACCGACGCGCTGCTGCAATGGCAGACCGAAAGGTTCCAGGAGTTGGAGGTGCGGCGTACGGCAGGAACAGTCTGGACCGAGCCGGTCACCGTGGTCGAGATCGCCATCGACGGCGTCCAGCACTCTCCGCGCTATCCCGGTGGAATCGCCCTTCGGTTCGCACGCGTCAAGCGCTACCGTGACGACAAGACGGCCGCGGAGGCCGACACCATCCAGACGTTGCGCGCTCTGCTCCATGCCCCGCGGGGCAGCAAGGTATCGCCCGCGCCGGCGGAAGCAGACTCGGGAATCGACGCCCCACTCCCGTAAGACGCCCCACTCCCGTAAATGGATGGTTCGGCGTTTTCCGTGCGGGCGCGTGCACAGGAATCCTACGACCAAAATGGAGTTGATACTGGTAATCCCACCCCGGTCTGGATTCGAGTACTACAGTGGATGCATGGCTGCCAACCGCCATCCGCTCGACGACCTGCGCGAAACCATCGGCCATTTGGCCGATCAGCTCAAGCTGCCCAGTTCGGAGCGCGTCGACGAGCTGGTCGGCGATCTCATCGGTGCGAGGCCCGGGCCGGCCCGGCCGTTGTCCGAGGTGCAGGCTGAGCTCGACGCCCTGGTCGGACTGGAGACCGTGAAGGAACAGGTTCGGGCCCTCGTCGCACTGCTCCAGGTCCAGGCCCGCCGTAAGGCGCACGGCCTGCCGGAGGTGGCCACATCACAGCATCTGGTGTTCCTCGGAAACCCAGGCACGGGTAAGACCACCGTGGCGCGGCTCCTGGCCGAGATGTACCGCGCGGTCGGTCTGCTGCAGAAAGGCCACCTGGTCGAGGTCGACCGTTCGGGCCTGGTGGGGCAGTACGTCGGAGCGACCGCCATCAAGACGGACCGGGTGATCCGGCGTGCGCTGGACGGCGTGCTTTTCATCGACGAGGCCTACGCGCTGGCCCCGGAGGACGGTCGGACGGACTTCGGCCCCGAGGCGATCGAGGTCCTGCTCAAGCGGATGGAGGACCACCGCCACCGCCTGGTCGTGATCGTGGCCGGGTACCCGCGCCTGATGGAGTCCTTTTTGCTCTCGAACCCCGGACTTCGCTCCCGGTTCGCCCGCGAGATCACGTTCCCCGACTACTCCGTCGACGCACTCCAGACGATCTTCCACCAGATGCTGGCCCAGCACGAGTACACACTGGAGCCGGGCGCGGACCAGACGCTGCGCCGTATCCTCACCGGGCTCCACGCGGGCGAGGACTCCGGCAACGCACGGTTCGCCCGCACGCTGTTCGAGCAGGCGCTCAACCGCCAGTCGCTGCGGCTGTCGCTCGACGAGAAGCAGAGTCTCGACGCGCTCGATCGGGAGGCCGTCATGACGCTCACCGCGGACGACATCGTCGAGGCCGCGCAGGCCTTGGGCGAGGAGCCCGAGCCGGAACCGGAACCGACGCCTGAACCGCAACCTTCACGCTGGTGGCGCTGGCTGCTGGCCTGACCGGCTCTGCGGCCGCTGTCAGGCCAATGCCCGTCCCGCCCCAAGCGGAAAAAGCACAACTACACGACCCCGGTTGCGGCCATCCCGTCCGCGAGTGACCGCCCTTTTGGGCCTTCGGAATCCCTCTCCACCTCCGGCCACCGTGACATTCAATGTGACGACGCTGTTGGAAGCTACGGGCCCGCTGTCACATTCGGTTTCTTCGCCTTTTCATTGCGACGGACCTTACGCCAGATGTAATTTGGCTCACATCTTTCCTAATGCGGTACTCAATGTCCGCATTGCGGAAGTTGGTGCCGCTCAAGGGTGAGTGGTGGCTGCTGAGCTCAAAGGAGCAAATCTTGGAAGAACGAATTGCCGAGGCGGGGAACACGAAGACGTCCCTCGCCCAACAAATTGAAGGTGCTTACCACCGGATCGGCGTGACAGGGGCACACCGCCATATCGTGCTCATGATCCTGCTCGGCGTGTTTTTCGACGCGCTCGAGCAGAACGCTGTCGGCATTACCGGCCCGGTACTGCGCGAGTCCTGGGGCCTGGGCGCAGGCGACATCGGCCTGCTGAACACCATGACCTTCACGGCCACGGCTCTGGGACGCATCGCAACGGGACTGATCGTTGACAAGTACGGTCGGCGGAACATGCTGGTCATCAACCTGATCATCTTCGCTGGCGGATCGCTGCTGTGCGCGGTGGCACCGAACTATCCCGTCCTTGCCGCCGGACGGTTCATCGTCGGCTTCGGATTGGGTGGTGAAATCGCCGTCGCCGTGATCATGATGGCGGAATTCTTCGCCGCCAAACATCGTGGCACCGCAGTGGGCCTGATCAACGTCACGGCCGCGGGGCTGGGCAACATGCTCGCCCCCGCCTTCGGCATTCTGGTCTTCACGCTCTTTGACGGCCCGGACAAGTGGCGGTGGGTCTTCGGCCTGCTCTTCATCCCCGCCCTGCTCGTGATGTTCTTCCGCCGCTACGTCCCCGAAACACCCCGCTTCCTCGCCTCCAAAGGCCGGCTGGATGAAGCCAACCTCGTCATCACCCGCCTGGCCAGGGGCAAGCTCTCCGGACACATCGACGACCCGGAAGTCTTCATCACCGGCGTACCCGGCCCGGCCGTTACCGAATCCAAGGGGCACTGGAAAGACGCCCTCCGCGGCCGTCTCCTGAAGCGGACTGTCCTGCTCTGCGTCGCGGTCTGCATGTCCTACGCCGCCCAGATCTCCATGCTGACCCTGATGCCCACCATCCTGGTCTCCCGCGGCTACGCTGTGAACACCAGCCTCTGGTTCACCCTCATCATGCAGTCCGGATCCCTGATCGGCGCAGCAACCGCCGCCTTCCTCGCGAGCCGCCTCCCCCGCAAGAAAGTTCTCACCGGAGCCGCTATCCTGGGCTGCCTGGCAGGACTCGGAATGGCGTTCCTGGCAACCGACATCCTTGTCATCGTCCTCTGCGGAGTACTCTTCAACTTCTCGGTCATCATCCTGAACACCACTATCTGGCTGTTCGCCCCGGAACTATACCCCACGCGCACCCGCGGCTTCGGCACCTCCATCATCCTGGCCGCAGGCTCCCTCTCAGGCGGACTCTTCCCGCTCGTGTCGGGTGTCATCTTCGACGCCGCCGGCCTCACGGGAATGTTCGCCACACTCGCCGGCCTGTTCATCGTTCTCGCCATCGCGGTGCAGTTCCCACCGGAAACATTCGGACAGCCCCTTGAAGAGGACACCAGCGAAGACGAAGGAGCGATCTATGGCCACTGACACCACCCCGAGCCGGAGCCGGGTGCTCTTGATAAACCCCAACAGCAACCGTCGGACCACTGACCTGATGACCGGTATCGCCGAAAAGATCCTGGCCCCGGAAGGATTGGAAGTGGTGGGACTGACGGCCACCGAAGGCCCTGACATGATCATCGATCCTGTGGCCCTGCAGAGCTCAGTCAAGCACGTGCAAACCGCCGTGCATCACTATCTGGATGGGTCGGATGGCTCAGCTGTTGTGGCAGTAATTGTCGCGGCCATAGGCGATCCCGGCCGCGTTGAGCTCGCCCGAAACCTCAACATACCCGTTGTGGGTATAGGGCAAGGGGCTATCCGTGCAGCCGCAGGACCCGGGCGGCGGTTTGGCATGGCCACCAGCACTCCGCTACTCGCCGACTCCCTCGCCTCGCTGGTCGAGGAACACGGACAGACGCAATGGTTCACCGGAGTCAGGCTCACCCCATCCGAAGCACTGGTACTGGCCGCAGAACCTGAAAAGCAGTTCCAAGAGTTGCTCGAAGCAGTAAAGCAATCGAGCCGGGACGACGGGGCCCAGGCGGTCATCATCGCCGGCGGCCCGCTCAGCGAAACAGCACAACGGATAGCTGCGACAGGCACAGCTGAGATCATCCAACCCGTACCCAGCGCGTGCTCGCTGGTTCTGAACGCCATCAACAGACAACCGCTGGCCACCCACGGCGGCGAGTAAGGCAACTTCCAGCCGCTGCTGCGAGTCCAGGCCAGGGGCGCACCTCCGCAAGAAGGCGGGGGTGCACCCCTGGCCTTGATTGCATACCGAACGCCTCGAACGTCTGTCACCAGTGACTGTATGGCCTTAATCGTTGGGGGCTGAATCCACCGGCACCGCCGGAGATCGAAGGGTAGGAGAAGTACGTGCTGGACCTTCATGACGGCGGCCCCGCATGGGGTCCTGGAAGAAGTGAAGGACGACTAGGCCGGGCTCCCTACTCCGGCCGCCTGCCGATGGAAAAGGGACGCAGGGCCGCTCCCCCGGATGATGGAATCCCCCGTATTGCCGTTCAGCATCCCCGAAGATCATTATCGGCGCGCTCGTTCGATGATTCTGAGAACCTCAACAGCGTCGCTGGGATCGACAGGAGGAGCGCTCCCCGTTTGTACGGCATGCGCCAGCTGTGCATAGAACTGAGGATAGTCGCCCCGGCGTGTCGGCTCATCCCGAAAGGATCCAGGGACGCCTAACTTCCCCCATCTTTCCGGAGGTTCAATGCCGTATTCAAGATCGGTTGGGACCATACCCTCCCCCAGCGCCTTTTCCTGTCCATCAAGTCCCCATTTCGTGTAAGCGGCTTGGGAGCCAAGGACATGGAAGCGGGGACCTAACCGGGCAGCGTGGCCGTTCATCCACAGGCGCGATCGTGTGCCGGAGCGGTGCAGAAGCGAGAGGAAGGCATCCTGGTCTGCGTCGGACTTATTGGCATAGTCATATCGGGCGGTTTCCCCGTAGATTTCTGCGACCGGGCCAAACAATTGGATGGCCTGGTCGATCAGGTGGGCGCCGAGGTCGTGAAGAATCCCTCCGCCCTCGGCCAGCAGTGCTGTGTCCCGCCAGTTACGGAACCCACCCGGCATCCACCACTCGAAGCGGGATTCAAAGGTGCGGACTTTGCCAAGCTTTCCGTCGTGAATCAGCTGCTTGAGGGTAAGGAAATCACCGTCCCATCGGCGGTTCTGGAAGACCGTCAGGCACCGGCCGGCGTCAGTGGCCGCGGCAATAAGCTCTTCACCATCTTCAGAGCACGGGACGAACGGTTTGTCGACGACGACGTGGAGGCCTCGTTCGAGGGCTGCTTTAGCCAGTTGTTTGTGGTTGAGGGGAGGTGTGCCGATGACGACAACATCCAGGGCTAGTTCCCCTTCATCAACCTTGGCAAAGAGCTGCTCAGGGGTGGCAATGATCCGGGCATGCGGATAACTTGCCCGGGCAACTTTGACCCTTCCGGGGTCTGAAGTGACGATGGCTTCCAGAACATAAGCGTCGTCTGCCTGAATGAGCGGGGCGTGGAAAACCCGGCCGGATATCCCGAAGCCGATAATTGCGGCTCGTAGTGAAGGTCTGCCGTTTGCTCTTGCCACTTGCGGATGTGATTTGTGGTCTTCGCCGGTTAGCGCTGGCTGGCGGATCATTGGGCATCCTCTTCGGTCGGATGATGAACGCAGTTGAGTAAATGGAATTGGCCGGGGTCCACGAAACGTGTTCCCCGGCCAATTCCCTACGGCTAGGCCTCGTATAAGTCAGGCCTTGTAGCCAGACGGCGGCGTGAGAACACCGCGTTCGATCAGCCTCTCGATATTGGCAGCCCGTGTTGAGTCTTCCCGGGCCAGCCAGTCCTCGCTCGGTGGTGCGTCGAGGTACTGGTTCTTCGGGTAGATCGGGTTGTCGTAAATGACCCGGTACTGCTCTGTGCGCAGGTCCTTGAACTGGTTGTACAGGCCGTTCGAGACACGGGCACGGCGGAGCGCCTCGATGTCGATGGTGGTGCAGACGAACGAGTCGCCCGACGTCCAGCCCTGCTGCTTAGTCAGGATCTGGCCCCGGGGACCGACGATCATGGACTGCCCGCCGAACAGGTCCTGCATGCTCCCGTCGTCACGGACTTCGGGCCCCAGGTTCGGGGCGACGACGTACGCTGAGTTGAACATGGCGTGTGCCCGGTTCTGCAGTTCCCACATGCCGTTCTGCACAGCCGGCTCGATCAGGGTGCCCCGGATAATGATCTCGGCGCCGTTCATCGCGAGCCCACGCGCCACCTCGGGGTAGACACCCTCGTGACAGATGGCGTACCCGATATTGCCGATCTCGGTTTTCGCCACCGGGAAGATGGCGTCCATTGCATTGCCATTGCCCTTCTTTTCAATCCACTCGTCCCACACGTCGTGGGGGTTCATGTTGCCGAGCATGCCTCCTTCGTAGGCATCGCTGGTGGCCTTGTAGCGCTTGTAAATGATCTCGCCCTCCGGATCGATGATGAAGGCGACATTGAAATGGCGGTCGGGGAAGTCCTCATCCTTGACCATGTACAGCTCAGCAGCGATGTAGGTGTTGAGTTCCACGGCCTTTTTCGCCAGTTCGTCCGTCTCCGGACCAGGGATCGTCACGGCAAAGTGGCGCTCCCGTTCGCGGTTACCTGGCGTGTTGGCGATCATGCCCTGGATTGCCATTTCGGGCAGTACTACCAGCTTGACCGGAGAGCCCTCCCAGGCGCCGACCATGACTGCCGTGTCGATGAATTCGTTGATGCGCTTGACGTTCGCTACGCCGTCGCCGGGATTCTTCACATTGATTGTCCGCGGCGAAACCGCAACGACGACAAATGGATCGACCATTGTTCTTCTCTCTTTTCTCTTCTTCGAGTACCTGAGTTAGCGCTAACTCACGGTATTAGGGTTTTGCGGGGAATTGCAAGACCTGTGTCGTTGATTTTTCTAAAATGAGGCAGGAGCCCCTGGTCCCACGGTCTTGACTGCAGCCGTGGGTGCGCGTGCAGGCACGCGCGGGTAGTGTCAGCGCCGGCTGCGCGGCGATGCCGTGGTATCCCGCAGGATGAGGAGCGGTTCCAGCAGGGGGATATCCCCCTCCGCCTCCTCTTTGATCATGGCGAGGATGCGGCCCACAGCGATATGGCCGATGGCTTCGAAATCAAGCTTCACGGTCGTCAATGCGGGCCGGAAGAACGGTGCTTCCTTGACGTCGTCGAATCCCACCACGCTGACGTCGCCCGGCACGTTGCGTCCGGCGTCGTCCATGGCTTTGATCACTCCGAGCGCGAAAGGGTCGTTGGCGGCAAAGACCGCAGTGACGTCCTTCCGTGCGGCGAGTTCACGTCCGGCGCGGTATCCCTCCGCGGCGGACCAATCCGCGGTGGCGAGGGGCGTCGGAACGACACGTCCAGCCGCCCCCAGCTCCGCCGCCCAACCCTGGACCCGGGAGGACGTTGCCATCCAGCCCGGCGGGCCTTGAACGTGCCACACTGTTTCGTGCCCGAGGTCCAGCAGATGCCGCACCACCATCCGGGCACCCCGCACTTCGTCAACGGAAACGCTGGTCGGGCTCGGATGCGATCCTTGCTGGAAGGTCACCACCGGGACACCGATGTCGAGGCCCTCGAGCACCGTGATCGCATCCAGCAGGGGCGCGAGCACGATCACGCCGTCAACGGTGTCCGAGTTGATGGATTCGAATGCAGCCCGGATATCCCGCCGTTCCAGACTGGCCAGCGTGACTAAACGCGTCGCATAGCCATGTTGCCGGGCTTCCTCGGAAATACCGTACAGCGCCACCGTTGGTCCCAGGACCGACAGCTCGAAGCTGACAACACCGAT is from Arthrobacter sp. QXT-31 and encodes:
- a CDS encoding LacI family DNA-binding transcriptional regulator, which encodes MSDVARLAGVSQQTVSRVVRGATNVDPDIRQRVEHAIAQLRYRRNPAAAALASNRTMTIGVVSFELSVLGPTVALYGISEEARQHGYATRLVTLASLERRDIRAAFESINSDTVDGVIVLAPLLDAITVLEGLDIGVPVVTFQQGSHPSPTSVSVDEVRGARMVVRHLLDLGHETVWHVQGPPGWMATSSRVQGWAAELGAAGRVVPTPLATADWSAAEGYRAGRELAARKDVTAVFAANDPFALGVIKAMDDAGRNVPGDVSVVGFDDVKEAPFFRPALTTVKLDFEAIGHIAVGRILAMIKEEAEGDIPLLEPLLILRDTTASPRSRR
- a CDS encoding Gfo/Idh/MocA family protein, with the protein product MIRQPALTGEDHKSHPQVARANGRPSLRAAIIGFGISGRVFHAPLIQADDAYVLEAIVTSDPGRVKVARASYPHARIIATPEQLFAKVDEGELALDVVVIGTPPLNHKQLAKAALERGLHVVVDKPFVPCSEDGEELIAAATDAGRCLTVFQNRRWDGDFLTLKQLIHDGKLGKVRTFESRFEWWMPGGFRNWRDTALLAEGGGILHDLGAHLIDQAIQLFGPVAEIYGETARYDYANKSDADQDAFLSLLHRSGTRSRLWMNGHAARLGPRFHVLGSQAAYTKWGLDGQEKALGEGMVPTDLEYGIEPPERWGKLGVPGSFRDEPTRRGDYPQFYAQLAHAVQTGSAPPVDPSDAVEVLRIIERARR
- a CDS encoding nitrilase-related carbon-nitrogen hydrolase, giving the protein MVDPFVVVAVSPRTINVKNPGDGVANVKRINEFIDTAVMVGAWEGSPVKLVVLPEMAIQGMIANTPGNRERERHFAVTIPGPETDELAKKAVELNTYIAAELYMVKDEDFPDRHFNVAFIIDPEGEIIYKRYKATSDAYEGGMLGNMNPHDVWDEWIEKKGNGNAMDAIFPVAKTEIGNIGYAICHEGVYPEVARGLAMNGAEIIIRGTLIEPAVQNGMWELQNRAHAMFNSAYVVAPNLGPEVRDDGSMQDLFGGQSMIVGPRGQILTKQQGWTSGDSFVCTTIDIEALRRARVSNGLYNQFKDLRTEQYRVIYDNPIYPKNQYLDAPPSEDWLAREDSTRAANIERLIERGVLTPPSGYKA